Genomic segment of Cronobacter dublinensis subsp. dublinensis LMG 23823:
AAAATTACCACCCTGGCTCCGGCGAAACGCGTCTATGGCGCGGAATCGGAAGCGGCCGATAAAAAGGAGACGGCGAATGGCTGAGATGAAAACGCTGCGCATTGAAGTGGTGCGCTATAACCCGGAAACCGACCACGCGCCGCACAGCGCATTTTATGACGTGCCCTGGGATGAACAGACCTCGCTGCTGGACGCGCTGGGCTATATCAAAGACAACCTGGCGGCAGACTTAAGCTACCGCTGGTCGTGCCGCATGGCGATTTGCGGCTCCTGTGGGATGATGGTCAACCGTGTACCGAAACTCGCCTGCAAAACCTTCCTGCGCGACTATCCCTCGGGCATGAAAGTTGAAGCGTTGGCGAACTTCCCTATCGAGCGCGATTTAGTGGTCGATATGACCCACTTTATCGAAAGCCTGGAGGCGATTAAGCCGTACATCATCGGCAACCCGCGCACGCCGGAACAGGGGCCGAATACCCAGACGCCGGCGCAGATGGCGAAATACCATCAGTTTTCCGGCTGCATTAACTGCGGCCTCTGCTACGCCGCCTGTCCGCAATTCGGGCTGAACCCGGAGTTTATCGGGCCCGCCGCCATTACGCTTGCTCACCGCTATAACCTCGACAGCCGTGATAAGGGCCAGAAGGCGCGTATGCCGCAGTTGAACAGCCAGAACGGTGTGTGGACCTGTACGTTCGTCGGTTACTGCTCGGAAGTCTGCCCGAAACATGTCGACCCGGCCGCGGCAATCCAGCAGAGCAAAGTAGAGAGCTCGAAGGATTTCTTAATCGCCATGCTGAAACCCGGCGCAAGGAGTGAATAATGACCTCGAAACGTAAGCCTTATGTACGGACGATGGAAGCGGGCTGGTGGAAACAGCTGCCCTTCTACCGCTTTTACATGCTGCGCGAAGGCACGTCTGTGCCCGCCGTCTGGTTCAGCATCGTGCTGATTTATGGCCTGTTCGCGCTTAAACATGGCCCGGAGAGCTGGGCTGGTTTTGTGGGCTTTCTGCAAAACCCGGTCGTCGTGTTAATCAACGTCATCACGCTGCTGGCAGCGCTGCTGCATACCAAAACCTGGTTTG
This window contains:
- a CDS encoding succinate dehydrogenase/fumarate reductase iron-sulfur subunit — translated: MAEMKTLRIEVVRYNPETDHAPHSAFYDVPWDEQTSLLDALGYIKDNLAADLSYRWSCRMAICGSCGMMVNRVPKLACKTFLRDYPSGMKVEALANFPIERDLVVDMTHFIESLEAIKPYIIGNPRTPEQGPNTQTPAQMAKYHQFSGCINCGLCYAACPQFGLNPEFIGPAAITLAHRYNLDSRDKGQKARMPQLNSQNGVWTCTFVGYCSEVCPKHVDPAAAIQQSKVESSKDFLIAMLKPGARSE
- the frdC gene encoding fumarate reductase subunit FrdC, with product MTSKRKPYVRTMEAGWWKQLPFYRFYMLREGTSVPAVWFSIVLIYGLFALKHGPESWAGFVGFLQNPVVVLINVITLLAALLHTKTWFELAPKAAIVVVKDEKMGPEPVIKGLWGVTVLVTIIVLFVALYW